The proteins below come from a single Corylus avellana chromosome ca3, CavTom2PMs-1.0 genomic window:
- the LOC132175549 gene encoding transcription factor MYB86-like yields MGRHSCCIKQKLRKGLWSPEEDEKLFNYITRFGVGCWSSVPKLAGLQRCGKSCRLRWINYLRPDLKRGMFSQQEEDLIISLHEVLGNRWAQIAAQLPGRTDNEIKNFWNSCLKKKLMKQGIDPTTHKPISELAEQKDEKKCTETSSLHIPQSLGLPSVSTITSQSPAFLVDDSNFCDGGLTEASREHFMYKPVFDPMSYFEFQAVADSNGYNSSTFVPQHQKNYHETYSNYGFSSMPSLTNSDHGNLSGTEFSDNSASRMSSFFMNDVKENSSNSSNLSSYAGFQVNNMVENNAVFSWDEENKLDCLFQYQVNGIKSEELKASSWQDQDQGQLHAQNSVDFSSYPSTSLSEDLAGANFDVFQQI; encoded by the exons ATGGGACGCCATTCGTGCTGCATAAAACAGAAATTAAGGAAAGGCTTATGGTCtcctgaagaagatgagaaaCTTTTCAATTACATAACAAGATTTGGTGTTGGTTGCTGGAGTTCTGTTCCTAAACTAGCTg GATTGCAAAGGTGTGGAAAGAGCTGCAGATTGAGATGGATAAACTACTTGAGACCTGATTTAAAGAGAGGAATGTTCTCACAACAGGAGGAGGATCTAATCATCAGTCTTCATGAAGTTCTTGGCAacag GTGGGCTCAAATTGCTGCACAATTACCAGGAAGAACAGACAATGAGATAAAAAACTTCTGGAATTCATgtttgaagaagaagctaatGAAGCAGGGGATTGACCCGACCACCCACAAGCCAATAAGCGAATTAGCTGAacaaaaagatgagaaaaaatgTACAGAAACATCATCTTTACACATCCCACAATCTCTAGGACTCCCATCTGTCTCAACCATAACTTCCCAGAGTCCAGCATTTCTAGTTGATGACTCCAATTTCTGTGATGGAGGATTAACAGAAGCTTCAAGAGAGCATTTCATGTACAAGCCTGTTTTTGATCCAATGTCATATTTTGAGTTCCAAGCGGTTGCGGATTCAAATGGGTACAATTCATCAACTTTTGTTCCTCAGCATCAGAAAAATTATCATGAGACATATTCCAACTATGGATTCAGTTCAATGCCGAGTCTGACAAATTCCGACCATGGAAACTTGTCCGGAACAGAGTTTTCTGATAACTCTGCTTCAAGAATGAGCtcattttttatgaatgatGTGAAGGAAAATTCAAGCAACAGCTCAAACTTAAGCAGCTATGCCGGATTCCAGGTGAACAATATGGTAGAAAATAATGCAGTCTTCTCATGGGATGAAGAGAACAAGCTAGACTGTTTGTTTCAGTATCAGGTCAATGGGATAAAATCCGAGGAATTGAAGGCAAGCTCTTGGCAAGATCAAGATCAAGGTCAGCTTCATGCTCAAAATTCAGTAGATTTCAGTAGCTATCCGTCAACGTCGCTGTCAGAAGATCTAGCAGGAGCAAATTTTGATGTCTTCCAGCAGATATGA